A single region of the Arthrobacter sp. zg-Y820 genome encodes:
- a CDS encoding aconitate hydratase: MTNVDSFGSKGVLNVGGNEYEIFRLNSVEGAKSLPFSLKVLLENLLRTEDGANITADHVRALAQWDANAEPSTEIQFTPARVIMQDFTGVPCIVDLATMREAVAELGGDPKRVNPLAPAEMVIDHSVQIDAFGNSGALERNMEIEYQRNGERYQFLRWGQTAFDDFKVVPPGMGIVHQVNIEYLARTVMTREVDGVLRAYPDTCVGTDSHTTMVNGLGVLGWGVGGIEAEAAMLGQPVSMLIPRVVGFKLTGEIPAGATATDVVLTITEMLRKHGVVGKFVEFYGEGVGAVPLANRATIGNMSPEFGSTAAMFPIDGVTLDYLRLTGRSDESVALVEAYAKEQGLWHDPSIEIQYSEYLELDLSTVVSSIAGPKRPQDRVELTNAKEQFRKDLKNYVNETVEAESGTVDEALEETFPASDAPSFNANATQIEDKEHDLVEKADAPAERSTNSVPVTMADGRSFELDHGAVSIASITSCTNTSNPSVMMAAAVLARNAVDKGLATQPWVKTSIAPGSKVVTDYYEKSGLIPYLEKLGFFVVGYGCATCIGNSGPLEEEISTAIQEADLAVTAVLSGNRNFEGRINPDVKMNYLASPPLVVAYALAGTMDFDFDADPLGQDEAGNDIFLKDIWPNPVEVQEIIDASINKEMFSNSYDTIFEGDDRWKSLPTPEGATFEWDLESTYVRKPPYFDGMKAQPEPVTDIEGARVLLKLGDSVTTDHISPAGSFKSDTPAGRYLLEHGVERKDFNSYGSRRGNHEVMIRGTFANIRIKNQLLDGVEGGFTRDFSQAEAPQAAVYDASVNYQAAGIPLVVLAGKEYGSGSSRDWAAKGTALLGVKAVVAESYERIHRSNLIGMGVLPLQYPAGVNAESLGLTGTETFAVSGVTELNNGTTPKTVTVTATPENGEAITFEAVLRIDTPGEADYYRNGGILQYVLRQITAK; this comes from the coding sequence ATGACTAATGTGGACAGCTTCGGATCCAAAGGCGTACTAAACGTCGGCGGAAACGAATATGAAATTTTCCGGCTGAATTCCGTCGAAGGCGCAAAGAGCCTTCCGTTCAGCCTCAAGGTCCTGCTGGAGAACCTGCTGCGCACCGAAGATGGTGCCAACATCACCGCAGACCACGTACGCGCCCTGGCGCAGTGGGATGCCAACGCAGAGCCGAGCACCGAGATCCAGTTCACCCCCGCTCGGGTGATCATGCAGGACTTCACCGGCGTTCCCTGCATTGTGGACCTGGCAACCATGCGTGAAGCAGTGGCGGAACTGGGCGGAGACCCCAAGCGGGTCAACCCCCTCGCGCCGGCCGAAATGGTCATTGACCACTCCGTCCAGATCGATGCCTTCGGTAACTCCGGCGCCCTTGAGCGCAATATGGAAATCGAATACCAGCGCAACGGCGAGCGGTACCAGTTCCTTCGCTGGGGCCAGACGGCCTTTGACGACTTCAAGGTTGTTCCCCCGGGCATGGGCATTGTCCACCAGGTCAACATCGAGTACCTGGCGCGCACCGTTATGACCCGCGAGGTGGACGGCGTCCTGCGCGCCTACCCCGACACCTGCGTCGGCACCGATTCCCACACCACCATGGTCAACGGCCTGGGCGTACTCGGCTGGGGCGTCGGCGGCATCGAAGCCGAAGCCGCCATGCTGGGCCAGCCCGTCTCCATGCTGATCCCGCGCGTCGTCGGCTTCAAGCTGACCGGCGAGATCCCGGCCGGCGCCACCGCTACCGACGTCGTGCTGACCATCACCGAAATGCTGCGCAAGCACGGTGTTGTCGGCAAGTTCGTCGAGTTCTACGGCGAAGGCGTCGGAGCCGTTCCCCTGGCCAACCGCGCCACCATCGGCAACATGAGCCCGGAATTCGGTTCCACCGCCGCCATGTTCCCGATCGACGGCGTGACGCTGGATTACCTGCGCCTGACCGGCCGCTCCGACGAGAGCGTTGCCCTCGTCGAGGCGTACGCCAAGGAACAGGGCCTCTGGCACGACCCGTCCATCGAGATCCAGTACTCCGAGTACCTCGAGCTGGACCTGTCCACGGTGGTTTCCTCCATCGCCGGACCGAAGCGCCCGCAGGACCGCGTGGAGCTGACCAACGCCAAGGAACAGTTCCGCAAGGACCTGAAGAACTACGTCAACGAAACGGTCGAAGCCGAGAGCGGCACCGTCGACGAGGCACTGGAAGAGACCTTCCCCGCCTCCGACGCCCCTTCCTTCAACGCCAATGCCACGCAGATCGAGGACAAGGAACACGATCTGGTGGAGAAGGCCGACGCTCCGGCCGAACGCTCCACAAACTCGGTTCCGGTCACCATGGCCGATGGCCGCAGCTTCGAGCTGGACCACGGCGCCGTGTCGATCGCTTCGATCACGTCCTGCACCAACACGTCCAACCCGTCGGTGATGATGGCAGCAGCAGTGCTGGCACGCAACGCCGTCGACAAGGGCCTTGCAACCCAGCCGTGGGTCAAGACCTCGATCGCTCCGGGTTCCAAGGTAGTCACCGACTACTACGAGAAGTCCGGCCTGATCCCGTACCTGGAGAAGCTCGGCTTCTTCGTCGTCGGCTACGGCTGCGCCACCTGCATTGGCAACTCCGGTCCCCTGGAAGAGGAAATCTCCACGGCGATCCAGGAAGCCGACCTCGCAGTGACCGCTGTGCTCTCCGGTAACCGCAACTTCGAAGGCCGGATCAACCCGGACGTGAAGATGAACTACCTGGCCTCCCCGCCGCTGGTAGTCGCCTACGCCCTGGCCGGCACCATGGACTTCGACTTCGATGCTGACCCGCTGGGCCAGGACGAAGCCGGCAACGACATTTTCCTCAAGGACATCTGGCCGAACCCGGTCGAGGTCCAGGAAATCATCGACGCCTCCATCAACAAGGAGATGTTCAGCAACAGCTACGACACCATCTTCGAAGGCGACGACCGCTGGAAGTCCCTGCCCACCCCCGAAGGCGCAACCTTCGAGTGGGACCTGGAGTCCACCTACGTGCGGAAGCCCCCGTACTTCGACGGCATGAAGGCACAGCCGGAGCCCGTCACGGACATCGAGGGCGCCCGCGTCCTGCTGAAGCTCGGCGATTCGGTCACCACCGACCACATCTCCCCGGCCGGTTCCTTCAAGTCCGACACCCCGGCAGGCCGCTACCTGCTGGAGCACGGCGTCGAGCGCAAGGACTTCAACTCCTACGGCTCGCGCCGAGGCAACCACGAAGTCATGATCCGCGGCACGTTCGCGAACATCCGCATCAAGAACCAGCTGCTCGACGGCGTTGAAGGCGGCTTTACCCGCGACTTCAGCCAGGCCGAGGCACCCCAGGCTGCTGTTTACGATGCATCGGTCAACTACCAGGCCGCCGGCATTCCGCTGGTTGTCCTGGCGGGCAAGGAATACGGCTCCGGTTCCTCGCGTGACTGGGCTGCCAAGGGCACCGCACTGCTGGGCGTCAAGGCCGTCGTTGCCGAGAGCTACGAGCGGATCCACCGCTCCAACCTCATCGGCATGGGCGTTCTTCCGCTGCAGTACCCGGCCGGCGTCAACGCCGAGTCCCTGGGCCTGACCGGCACCGAAACCTTCGCGGTTTCCGGTGTGACCGAACTGAACAACGGCACCACGCCCAAGACCGTCACGGTCACGGCGACACCGGAAAACGGTGAAGCCATCACGTTCGAGGCCGTCCTGCGCATCGACACCCCGGGTGAAGCCGACTACTACCGCAACGGCGGCATCCTGCAGTACGTACTGCGCCAGATCACCGCTAAGTAG
- the dxs gene encoding 1-deoxy-D-xylulose-5-phosphate synthase, whose amino-acid sequence MGLLETIRDPRDLSRLSTEQLERLSGEIRSFLISNVAQTGGHLGPNLGVVELTVGIHRVFDSPRDSIVFDTGHQSYVHKILTGRQDFSTLRQQGGMSGYPSRAESVHDIVESSHASSSLSWADGISRARQLTGEGDRYTVVMVGDGALTGGMAWEALNNIAADQRRRVVIVVNDNGRSYAPTIGGLADYLASLRPTLDAVRTHRVYEKTLGWSKQRLQQGGPVGRFTYHSLHAAKRGIKDWWAPQGLFEDLGMKYIGPIDGHDMAAVERALTKAKNYSGPVLVHAMTEKGRGYAPARAHEADQFHAVGIIDPETGKPVEPGGKQSWTSVFATEIADIADEREDIVGITGAMLIPVGLHRFAEKHPERVFDVGIAEQHALTSAAGMAFGGLHPVVALYATFLNRAFDQLLMDVALHKAGVTIVLDRAGVTGPDGASHHGMWDMSMLQIVPGLHLSAPRDATRLKEELREAVAISDAPSVVRFSKGTVGPDVEALERTSDGVDVLARRPTDEKSNDVLIVSVGAMAEMALQVANRLGAQGISSTVVDPRWVLPVPRSIISMAAEHRIVIVIEDGVRAGGVGSRIRQEMRAAGVDTALNEVGLPVEFLDHGTRAEVLDRVGLTARQVANDVVAQVLGTKVPFARPLPGQDMPTGQIPKIQ is encoded by the coding sequence TTGGGACTTCTGGAAACCATCCGTGATCCACGGGACCTGAGCCGACTCTCCACGGAGCAGCTGGAACGCTTGTCCGGAGAAATCCGGTCGTTCCTCATCAGCAATGTCGCCCAAACCGGCGGCCATCTCGGGCCAAACCTGGGCGTCGTGGAGCTGACCGTGGGAATCCATCGGGTCTTCGATTCGCCCCGGGACAGCATCGTCTTTGACACCGGCCACCAGTCCTACGTCCACAAGATCCTCACCGGCCGGCAGGACTTCTCCACTCTGCGCCAGCAGGGCGGCATGTCCGGCTATCCCTCACGCGCCGAATCGGTGCACGACATCGTGGAATCCTCCCATGCCTCGTCCTCCCTGTCCTGGGCCGACGGCATCTCCCGCGCCCGCCAGCTCACCGGCGAAGGCGACCGCTACACAGTGGTCATGGTCGGCGACGGCGCCCTCACCGGGGGCATGGCCTGGGAAGCCCTCAACAACATTGCGGCAGACCAGCGCCGCCGCGTCGTCATCGTCGTCAACGACAACGGCCGCTCCTATGCGCCGACCATCGGCGGCCTCGCCGACTACCTCGCATCCCTGCGCCCCACCCTGGACGCCGTGCGCACCCACCGCGTCTACGAAAAAACGCTCGGCTGGTCGAAGCAGCGCCTCCAGCAGGGCGGACCCGTAGGTCGGTTCACGTACCACAGCCTGCACGCCGCCAAGCGCGGCATCAAGGACTGGTGGGCCCCGCAGGGCCTCTTCGAGGACCTCGGAATGAAGTACATCGGACCCATCGACGGCCATGACATGGCGGCCGTGGAACGCGCGCTGACCAAGGCCAAGAACTACAGCGGCCCCGTGCTCGTGCATGCCATGACCGAAAAGGGCCGCGGCTACGCTCCCGCCCGGGCCCATGAGGCGGACCAGTTCCACGCCGTCGGCATCATCGATCCGGAGACCGGCAAACCGGTGGAGCCGGGCGGCAAACAGTCCTGGACGTCCGTCTTCGCCACGGAGATCGCTGACATCGCCGACGAGCGCGAGGACATCGTCGGCATCACCGGCGCCATGCTCATTCCGGTGGGACTGCACCGGTTCGCGGAAAAGCATCCGGAGCGGGTGTTCGACGTCGGCATCGCCGAACAGCATGCCCTCACCTCCGCGGCCGGAATGGCATTCGGCGGGCTGCACCCCGTCGTCGCGCTCTATGCCACCTTCCTGAACCGCGCCTTCGACCAGCTGCTGATGGACGTGGCACTGCACAAGGCCGGCGTGACGATCGTGCTGGACCGCGCCGGCGTGACCGGGCCCGACGGCGCCAGCCACCACGGCATGTGGGACATGTCGATGCTGCAGATCGTTCCGGGACTGCACCTGTCCGCACCGCGCGACGCCACCCGGCTCAAGGAAGAACTGCGCGAGGCCGTGGCCATCAGCGACGCGCCCAGCGTGGTCCGGTTCTCCAAGGGAACCGTCGGTCCCGACGTCGAGGCGCTGGAACGCACTTCCGACGGCGTGGACGTCCTGGCCAGGCGGCCCACGGATGAGAAGTCCAACGACGTCCTGATTGTCAGCGTCGGAGCCATGGCCGAAATGGCACTGCAGGTCGCCAACCGCCTGGGCGCCCAGGGCATCAGCTCCACCGTGGTGGATCCTCGCTGGGTCCTGCCCGTGCCGCGGTCGATCATCAGCATGGCCGCTGAACACCGGATCGTGATTGTCATCGAAGATGGTGTGCGTGCCGGTGGAGTGGGCTCCCGGATCCGTCAGGAGATGCGTGCGGCCGGAGTGGATACCGCGCTCAACGAAGTCGGCCTGCCCGTCGAGTTCCTGGACCACGGCACCCGCGCCGAAGTCCTCGACCGCGTGGGTCTGACGGCACGCCAGGTCGCCAACGACGTCGTCGCCCAGGTCCTGGGCACCAAGGTTCCGTTCGCCCGGCCGCTGCCCGGCCAGGACATGCCCACCGGCCAGATCCCGAAAATCCAGTAA
- a CDS encoding SDR family oxidoreductase codes for MAEDQPEVAVTGATGALGGTVARLLAEAGIPQRLLARHTAKLPHLPGTPVYAASYSDREHAARALNGVRTLFMVSAHESLYRRRDHRTFVDAAVEAGVRHIVYTSFMGAAPDAVFTLARDHWDTEEYIKSKDLDYTFLRDCLYQDVLPSFVGRDGVLRGPAGTGRLAAVARADVARAAARILTEPDGHLGKVYTLTGPQALTFEEISAILTRVTGSQVTYYDETVNEALESRSLSGVAQWQIEAWVSTYTAVAAGRMAEVSPDVERLTGAPPQGLEDYLMQR; via the coding sequence ATGGCAGAGGACCAACCAGAGGTGGCGGTCACCGGCGCCACCGGTGCGCTGGGCGGGACCGTGGCCAGGCTCCTGGCCGAAGCCGGCATCCCGCAGCGGCTCCTGGCCCGTCACACGGCCAAGCTTCCGCACCTGCCTGGAACGCCGGTGTACGCTGCCTCCTACTCCGACCGGGAACACGCGGCGCGTGCCCTGAACGGTGTCCGGACCCTGTTCATGGTCTCTGCCCATGAGAGCCTCTACCGGCGCCGGGATCACCGCACGTTCGTGGACGCCGCCGTCGAAGCCGGGGTGCGGCACATTGTCTACACCTCCTTTATGGGAGCTGCGCCGGACGCGGTTTTCACGCTGGCCCGGGATCACTGGGACACCGAGGAGTACATCAAGTCCAAGGACCTGGATTACACCTTCCTCCGGGATTGCCTTTATCAGGACGTCCTGCCCTCCTTCGTGGGGCGCGACGGCGTGCTCCGCGGCCCGGCCGGCACCGGCAGGCTGGCGGCGGTGGCCCGGGCGGACGTGGCCAGGGCTGCGGCTCGGATTTTGACGGAGCCGGACGGGCATCTGGGCAAGGTGTATACCCTGACCGGGCCGCAGGCGCTGACCTTCGAAGAGATCAGCGCGATTCTGACCCGGGTGACCGGGTCCCAAGTGACGTACTACGACGAAACCGTCAACGAGGCCCTGGAATCGCGGAGCTTGAGCGGGGTCGCGCAGTGGCAGATCGAGGCCTGGGTCAGCACATACACCGCCGTCGCCGCCGGCCGGATGGCTGAGGTCAGCCCCGACGTCGAGCGGCTGACCGGAGCCCCGCCGCAGGGGTTGGAAGACTACCTGATGCAGCGCTGA
- a CDS encoding aldo/keto reductase: MTSYNRLGTSGLTVSAVGLGCNNLGRPGTRTEEQAGTDAVVNAAIDAGITLFDVADTYGAVPGLSEQRLGKALGARRDDVVLATKFGMDMKGVNGRDFDARGSRRYIVRAAEASLRRLGTDWIDLYQFHTPDPLTPIEETLAALDDLVTSGKVRYIGHSNRAGWQIAEAEFTARLGGYTPFISAQNHYNLLDRRAELEVVPAAEAYGLGLLPYFPLANGLLTGKYSSGSAPEGSRLTHSRQNLLEKADFDQLAEFGAFAKDRGLTEVQVAFSWLAAQPAVSSVIAGATTVEQVQQNAEAASWEPSEKDLEELDRIFPRVPKVALF, encoded by the coding sequence ATGACTTCATACAACAGACTCGGCACATCAGGCCTGACCGTTTCCGCAGTGGGGCTGGGCTGCAACAACCTCGGACGCCCCGGCACACGCACTGAAGAGCAGGCCGGAACCGACGCCGTCGTCAATGCCGCGATCGATGCCGGCATCACCCTCTTCGACGTGGCAGACACCTACGGCGCCGTTCCAGGGCTGAGCGAACAACGGCTGGGCAAGGCCCTGGGTGCCCGGCGCGACGACGTCGTGCTGGCCACCAAATTCGGCATGGACATGAAGGGCGTCAACGGGCGCGACTTTGATGCGCGCGGCTCGCGGCGCTATATCGTTCGCGCCGCCGAGGCGTCGCTGCGCCGGCTGGGCACCGACTGGATCGACCTGTACCAGTTCCACACCCCGGACCCGCTGACCCCGATAGAGGAGACACTGGCGGCGCTGGACGATCTGGTCACCAGCGGCAAGGTGCGGTACATCGGGCACTCCAACCGGGCGGGCTGGCAAATCGCCGAGGCCGAATTCACTGCCCGGCTCGGCGGCTACACGCCGTTCATTTCGGCCCAGAACCACTACAACCTGCTGGACCGCCGCGCCGAACTGGAAGTGGTTCCTGCCGCGGAGGCCTACGGTCTGGGTCTGCTGCCGTACTTCCCGCTGGCCAACGGCCTGCTGACCGGAAAGTACAGTTCCGGTTCCGCCCCGGAAGGCAGCCGCCTGACCCACTCCCGGCAGAACCTGCTGGAAAAGGCCGATTTCGATCAGCTGGCCGAATTCGGTGCCTTCGCCAAGGACCGCGGACTGACCGAAGTGCAGGTGGCCTTCTCCTGGCTTGCCGCCCAGCCTGCCGTCTCCTCCGTCATTGCCGGCGCCACCACCGTGGAGCAGGTGCAGCAGAACGCCGAGGCTGCGTCGTGGGAGCCGTCGGAGAAGGATCTCGAGGAACTGGACCGGATCTTCCCGCGGGTTCCGAAGGTTGCTTTGTTCTAG
- a CDS encoding DNA alkylation repair protein: MAETTMKSATLAEVMAELAALEDPKARAVNEKHGDDHGVNLGRLRAVAKRLKTQQELARELWATGDTAARLLSLLICRPKAFERDVLDSMLREARIPKVHAWLVNYVVKKSPHAEDLRLAWFADPDPVVASAGWALTSERVAKNPEDLDLRRLLDIIEEEMRDAPDRLQWAMNTCLAQIGIEHPEFRTRAISIGERLEVLKDYPTPPGCTSPFAPIWITEIVRRKQAS; the protein is encoded by the coding sequence ATGGCCGAGACGACGATGAAGAGTGCCACGCTGGCTGAGGTGATGGCCGAGCTGGCCGCGTTGGAAGATCCCAAGGCACGCGCCGTCAATGAGAAGCACGGCGACGATCACGGCGTGAATCTGGGCAGGCTGCGCGCGGTCGCGAAGCGGTTGAAGACGCAGCAGGAGCTTGCCCGCGAGCTCTGGGCAACGGGTGACACTGCGGCACGGCTGCTGTCGTTGCTCATATGCCGTCCGAAGGCTTTTGAGCGGGACGTCTTGGACTCCATGTTGCGCGAGGCGCGCATCCCCAAGGTGCATGCCTGGCTGGTGAACTACGTGGTGAAAAAGAGCCCGCATGCGGAAGACCTGCGCCTGGCCTGGTTCGCGGATCCGGACCCGGTGGTTGCCAGCGCCGGGTGGGCGCTCACCAGCGAACGCGTGGCGAAGAATCCCGAGGACCTGGACCTGCGTCGCTTGCTCGACATCATTGAGGAAGAGATGCGGGACGCTCCGGATCGCCTGCAATGGGCAATGAACACCTGCCTGGCCCAGATTGGAATCGAGCATCCGGAGTTTCGAACCCGGGCCATCAGCATTGGTGAGCGGCTGGAAGTGCTCAAGGACTACCCGACGCCGCCGGGCTGCACCTCGCCGTTCGCCCCCATCTGGATCACCGAGATCGTGCGCCGAAAGCAGGCCAGCTGA
- a CDS encoding ribose-phosphate pyrophosphokinase, which produces MLTTFAQVPQGFTVRSSAVAMTFPAGEAHIKADAAAAETPLYLYLTGADANEYMSAAMWIDYAHQGGHKVSALIPYLPGARQDRGNPFGAQVYANLINALKADEVVCFDPHSPVMPALVHNLRIVSPEAVIGRAVKKALSGYAGVMCPDEGAKSRTAITAEALGLPLFHAAKHRDFATGKLSGFTCDELPSEGRFLVVDDICDGGGTFMGLAAATGLGPDRLDLWVSHGVFSGNAAQLTQAYGTVYTTDSHPGAANPAVGATITPLISHLI; this is translated from the coding sequence ATGCTTACGACATTCGCTCAGGTCCCTCAGGGATTCACCGTCCGCTCGTCCGCCGTCGCCATGACCTTCCCCGCGGGGGAGGCGCACATCAAGGCGGATGCCGCAGCCGCGGAAACGCCCCTGTACCTCTACCTCACCGGCGCCGACGCCAACGAGTACATGAGCGCAGCGATGTGGATTGATTACGCCCACCAGGGCGGCCACAAGGTCTCCGCCCTCATTCCGTATCTGCCCGGTGCCCGCCAGGACCGCGGCAACCCGTTCGGCGCACAGGTCTACGCCAACCTGATCAACGCCTTGAAGGCTGACGAAGTTGTCTGCTTCGACCCGCACTCACCGGTCATGCCGGCCCTGGTTCACAATCTGCGCATCGTCAGCCCCGAAGCCGTCATCGGCCGGGCGGTCAAGAAGGCCCTGTCCGGATACGCAGGCGTGATGTGCCCGGATGAGGGAGCCAAGTCCCGCACCGCCATCACCGCCGAGGCGCTGGGCCTGCCCCTCTTCCATGCCGCCAAGCACCGCGACTTCGCCACCGGCAAACTCTCCGGGTTCACCTGCGACGAGCTGCCTTCCGAGGGACGCTTTCTGGTCGTGGATGACATCTGCGACGGCGGCGGCACCTTCATGGGCCTGGCCGCAGCCACCGGCCTCGGCCCGGACCGCCTGGACCTGTGGGTCAGCCACGGAGTCTTCTCGGGCAACGCCGCCCAGCTCACGCAGGCCTACGGCACCGTTTACACCACCGACTCCCACCCCGGCGCAGCCAATCCTGCCGTCGGCGCCACCATCACGCCCCTGATTTCCCACCTCATCTAA
- a CDS encoding nicotinate phosphoribosyltransferase — MTTAIASATTTASVTAALFQTDAYKLGHIHMYPEGTTKVLSNFTSRGSRLDGVDHVVHFGLQAFLQKFCIEAFTPFFAADEDEACAEYQAGLNDILGPNTIGTDHIRSLHRRGYLPLIFRSVPEGTRVPLLVPSVTVESTEPEFFWLVNYIETALSASIWQPSTAATIADKYRGILDAAAETTGTDRGFVDWQLHDFSFRGMSGVDAAATSGAGHLLSFKGSDSLGAMDFVRRYYNSAFGTENGQVLGSIPATEHAVMCAGGRDGEEGTFRHVLKVNPTGNVSLVSDGYDLWNVLQKILPALKAEIMGRDGNVIIRPDSGDPADIVCGTSSRPGAVDPSQAPSMTEDPAFFGVVALLDAEFGSTLNDAGYKILNKVRVMYGDSITTERAADITSRLEKMGYASENIVLGAGSYTYQYVTRDTFSSAIKVTYIEVDGEARNVFKDPITAKGSKRSATGRLAVTRNEAGELMLIEKATPEQEEASLLRPVWADGAFIRRQSFADVRRVLGNIAS; from the coding sequence ATGACCACCGCCATCGCTTCCGCGACCACCACCGCCAGTGTCACCGCCGCCCTCTTTCAGACGGATGCGTACAAGCTGGGCCACATCCACATGTACCCCGAAGGCACCACCAAAGTCCTGAGCAACTTCACCAGCCGGGGATCCCGTCTCGACGGCGTGGACCACGTGGTGCACTTCGGCCTCCAGGCGTTCCTTCAAAAGTTCTGCATCGAAGCCTTCACCCCGTTCTTCGCCGCCGACGAAGACGAAGCCTGCGCCGAATACCAGGCCGGCCTCAACGACATCCTGGGCCCGAACACCATCGGCACCGACCACATCCGGTCGCTGCACCGCCGCGGCTACCTGCCCCTGATCTTCCGCTCCGTGCCCGAAGGCACCCGGGTGCCCCTGCTGGTTCCGTCCGTGACCGTCGAGTCGACGGAGCCGGAGTTCTTTTGGCTCGTGAACTACATCGAGACCGCCCTGAGCGCCTCCATCTGGCAGCCCTCCACCGCGGCAACCATCGCCGACAAGTACCGCGGCATCCTGGATGCCGCCGCTGAAACGACCGGTACCGACCGCGGATTCGTGGACTGGCAGCTGCACGACTTCTCCTTCCGCGGGATGTCCGGCGTCGACGCCGCCGCCACCTCCGGTGCAGGCCACCTGCTCTCCTTCAAGGGCTCGGATTCCCTGGGCGCCATGGACTTCGTCCGCCGCTACTACAACTCCGCCTTCGGCACGGAGAACGGCCAGGTCCTCGGCTCCATCCCCGCCACCGAGCACGCCGTGATGTGTGCCGGCGGGCGCGACGGCGAAGAGGGCACGTTCCGCCACGTCCTCAAGGTCAACCCGACCGGCAACGTTTCGCTGGTCTCGGACGGCTACGATCTGTGGAATGTGCTGCAGAAGATCCTGCCGGCGCTGAAAGCCGAGATCATGGGCCGGGACGGCAATGTCATCATCCGCCCGGATTCCGGGGATCCCGCCGACATTGTGTGCGGCACCTCGTCCCGGCCCGGCGCCGTCGATCCCTCCCAGGCACCCTCCATGACGGAGGATCCCGCGTTCTTCGGCGTGGTGGCCCTGCTGGACGCCGAGTTCGGCTCCACGCTCAACGATGCCGGCTACAAGATCCTGAACAAGGTCCGCGTCATGTACGGGGACTCCATCACCACCGAGCGCGCAGCGGACATCACCTCCCGCCTGGAGAAGATGGGCTACGCCTCCGAGAACATCGTCCTGGGTGCCGGCTCCTACACCTACCAGTACGTCACCCGCGACACCTTCTCGTCCGCCATCAAGGTCACCTACATCGAGGTCGACGGCGAAGCCCGCAACGTCTTCAAGGACCCGATCACCGCCAAGGGGTCCAAGCGTTCAGCCACCGGACGGCTGGCAGTGACGCGGAACGAGGCCGGCGAGCTGATGCTCATCGAAAAGGCCACTCCCGAGCAGGAGGAAGCCTCACTGCTGCGGCCGGTGTGGGCCGACGGTGCCTTCATCCGCCGGCAGTCCTTCGCCGACGTCCGCCGCGTGCTCGGTAACATCGCCTCATGA
- a CDS encoding NUDIX domain-containing protein: protein MTLPQQPLVSIDTVPFVFRNGVLEVVLAKRIFEPFLGKAALPGVLLSPNERLAEAAVRALETKAGIGQESIRSITGAGVFDNPDRDPRGPTLSIVHAVILDPEAPATGGGAVPVRAAEVKDLPFDHVAIIARTAGAVLDALWIDRALTRALLGDRFTTASAARLVRELAAAAKRPEPVTNNLGRDLAKSSWFIKTTPAAAPSGRGRPAAEWGWS, encoded by the coding sequence ATGACCCTTCCGCAGCAACCGCTCGTTTCCATCGACACCGTTCCCTTCGTGTTCCGGAACGGTGTCCTGGAGGTGGTCCTTGCCAAACGCATCTTTGAACCGTTCCTGGGCAAGGCGGCTTTGCCCGGTGTGCTGCTCTCCCCGAACGAACGACTGGCCGAGGCCGCCGTCCGCGCGCTGGAAACCAAGGCCGGCATCGGCCAGGAATCGATCCGGAGCATCACCGGCGCAGGAGTCTTCGACAACCCCGACCGCGACCCCCGCGGGCCCACCCTCTCCATCGTGCACGCCGTCATCCTGGATCCGGAAGCACCGGCAACCGGCGGGGGAGCGGTCCCGGTGCGTGCAGCCGAGGTCAAGGATCTGCCGTTCGACCACGTCGCCATCATCGCCCGGACCGCCGGGGCAGTCCTGGATGCCCTGTGGATCGACAGGGCTTTGACCAGGGCACTGCTGGGGGACCGCTTCACCACTGCGTCGGCAGCGCGTCTGGTCCGCGAGCTCGCAGCTGCGGCCAAGCGGCCCGAACCGGTGACCAACAACCTTGGCCGGGACCTGGCCAAGAGCTCCTGGTTCATCAAGACGACGCCGGCTGCTGCCCCGTCCGGCCGCGGCCGGCCGGCAGCCGAGTGGGGCTGGTCGTAA
- a CDS encoding DUF4287 domain-containing protein, giving the protein MSFQAYLDAIEDKTGLTPRQLLQIAKDKGFDAPEVKAGEILEWLKTDYGLGRGHGMALVHVIQKGPDIDAKHVGTAGSHRDEADVLWLDGKDNKPS; this is encoded by the coding sequence ATGTCATTCCAGGCCTACCTCGACGCCATTGAAGACAAAACCGGCCTTACGCCTCGTCAGCTTCTTCAGATCGCAAAAGACAAAGGTTTTGACGCCCCGGAAGTGAAAGCCGGCGAAATTCTCGAATGGCTCAAAACGGATTACGGTCTCGGCCGCGGTCACGGCATGGCTCTGGTGCACGTTATCCAAAAGGGTCCCGACATTGATGCGAAACACGTGGGGACGGCAGGCTCCCACCGGGATGAAGCCGATGTCCTGTGGCTTGACGGAAAAGACAACAAGCCCTCCTGA